A genomic region of Cannabis sativa cultivar Pink pepper isolate KNU-18-1 chromosome 1, ASM2916894v1, whole genome shotgun sequence contains the following coding sequences:
- the LOC115707687 gene encoding Golgi SNAP receptor complex member 1-2 → MTDQILELQESGWEELRKEARKIEGDLDVKLSSYGKLGARFNQGGYVDTGSPTVGSSRSWKSMEMEIQSLLEKLLDINDSMSRCAVSAAPATSVTQKLARHRDILHEFTQEFRRIKGNINSLREHAELLTSVREDISEFKASGSMSPRMQLLRERSAIHGSISHIDDVISQAQTTRAVLGSQRALFGDVQGKVKLLSDKFPVIRGVLGSIRRRRSRDTLILSAVIAACTLFLIIYWLSK, encoded by the exons ATGACGGATCAGATTCTAGAGTTGCAGGAATCTGGCTGGGAGGAGCTGAGAAAGGAGGCCCGGAAGATCGAAGGGGATCTCGACGTCAAGTTATCTTCGTACGGAAAACTCGGTGCTAGGTTCAACCAAGGAG GTTATGTGGATACTGGATCACCAACTGTTGGGTCTAGCAGGTCATGGAAGTCTATGGAAATGGAGATTCAATCTCTTCTTGAGAAGCTGTTGGATATAAATGATTCAATGAGTCGATGTGCTGTTTCTGCTGCACCAGCTACTTCTGTAACTCAAAAACTAGCAAGGCACAGAGACATACTTCATGAGTTTACCCAG GAATTTAGACGAATCAAGGGGAACATAAACTCATTGAGGGAACATGCAGAGCTTCTGACCTCAGTCAGGGAGGACATCAGTGAGTTTAAG GCATCTGGGAGTATGTCACCAAGGATGCAGTTATTAAGGGAGAGATCTGCCATCCATGGAAGTATATCTCAT ATTGATGATGTGATTAGTCAGGCTCAAACAACAAGGGCAGTCTTGGGCTCTCAAAGGGCTTTATTTGGAGATGTTCAAGGGAAAGTGAAACTTCTGAGTGACAAGTTTCCTGTTATCCGTGGCGTACTTG GTTCAATCAGAAGACGACGATCAAGAGACACTCTTATTCTGTCTGCAGTAATTGCGGCTTGTACCCTTTTTCTTATCATCTATTGGCTTTCAAAATAG